A region of Vibrio chagasii DNA encodes the following proteins:
- the rplM gene encoding 50S ribosomal protein L13 has translation MKTFVAKPETVKRDWYVVDAEGKTLGRLASEIASRLRGKHKAEYTPHVDTGDYIIVVNAEKVAVTGNKAKGKVYYRHSEFPGGLKSITFEKLIDKKPEMVLELAVKGMLPRGPLGRAMYRKLKVYAGAEHNHVAQQPQVLDI, from the coding sequence ATGAAAACTTTCGTTGCTAAACCAGAAACTGTAAAACGCGACTGGTATGTTGTAGACGCTGAAGGTAAAACTCTTGGTCGTCTAGCAAGTGAAATCGCTTCTCGCCTTCGTGGTAAGCACAAAGCAGAATACACTCCTCACGTAGACACTGGTGATTACATCATCGTTGTTAACGCTGAGAAAGTTGCTGTAACTGGTAACAAAGCTAAGGGTAAGGTTTACTACCGTCACTCTGAGTTCCCAGGTGGTCTTAAGTCTATCACTTTCGAAAAGCTGATCGACAAGAAGCCAGAAATGGTTCTAGAACTAGCTGTTAAAGGTATGCTACCACGTGGTCCTCTAGGCCGCGCTATGTACCGTAAGCTAAAAGTATACGCTGGTGCTGAGCACAACCATGTTGCTCAACAACCACAAGTACTAGACATCTAA
- a CDS encoding AFG1 family ATPase, with product MNPVKKYEQDIKEHGFQRDPAQEQAVKSLDELFHQFQDYVNTPIPQLTRFQKLLGKKPELPTPPKGLYFWGGVGRGKTYLMDTFYDALPTTKKMRVHFHRFMYRVHDELKALGNVSDPLPLVADKLKQEADIICFDEFFVSDITDAMILGTLFQELFARNVILVATSNIPPADLYRNGLQRARFLPAIKLIQDNCHILNVDSGIDYRLRTLEQAEIYHYPLDSQANINLEKYYNQLVGEDKERLKQIEVNHRQLDVIEASDGVLHGTFAQLCQSARSQNDYIELSRVYHTVLLADVLQMGATSDDAARRFIALVDEFYERNVKLIISAEVELDNLYTHGQLEFEFKRCQSRLIEMQSHEYLAKEHLS from the coding sequence ATGAATCCCGTCAAAAAATACGAACAAGATATAAAAGAGCATGGATTTCAAAGAGATCCAGCACAAGAGCAAGCCGTTAAATCTTTAGATGAACTTTTTCATCAGTTCCAAGATTATGTGAATACTCCTATTCCTCAATTGACTCGATTTCAGAAATTGCTCGGTAAAAAGCCAGAGCTACCAACGCCACCTAAAGGGCTCTATTTTTGGGGCGGTGTAGGGCGCGGTAAAACTTATCTGATGGATACGTTCTACGATGCCTTGCCGACCACTAAAAAAATGCGAGTGCACTTTCATCGTTTTATGTATCGAGTGCATGATGAATTAAAGGCGCTGGGCAATGTGAGTGATCCATTGCCTTTGGTTGCGGATAAGTTGAAGCAAGAGGCGGATATTATCTGTTTCGATGAGTTTTTCGTTTCAGATATCACCGACGCGATGATCTTAGGCACCTTATTCCAAGAACTATTCGCACGAAACGTTATCTTGGTTGCGACCTCAAATATTCCTCCTGCAGACCTGTATCGTAATGGTCTGCAACGTGCGCGTTTCTTACCTGCGATTAAACTGATTCAAGACAACTGCCATATTCTTAATGTGGACAGCGGCATTGATTATCGTCTGCGTACCTTAGAGCAGGCCGAGATATACCACTATCCACTCGATAGCCAAGCGAACATCAATCTTGAAAAGTACTACAACCAACTGGTTGGGGAAGATAAAGAGAGACTCAAGCAGATTGAAGTGAATCATCGTCAGTTAGACGTTATCGAAGCAAGCGATGGCGTGTTGCATGGAACTTTTGCTCAGCTTTGTCAGTCGGCCCGAAGCCAGAACGACTACATTGAACTGTCTCGCGTTTATCACACGGTTCTCTTGGCTGATGTTCTGCAGATGGGCGCGACTTCTGATGATGCAGCAAGACGTTTTATCGCATTAGTGGACGAGTTCTATGAGCGTAATGTAAAGCTGATTATTTCCGCCGAAGTAGAGCTAGATAATTTATATACCCACGGCCAGCTAGAGTTTGAATTTAAACGGTGTCAGTCGCGTTTAATTGAAATGCAGAGCCATGAATATTTAGCAAAAGAGCACTTGAGTTAG
- a CDS encoding DUF1043 family protein produces the protein MPWMYAIAGLLVGVILGVAISRLMTPEYKKQKNVQKELDSAKFALEQQRQELADHFAKSAEMLDTLGKDYTKLYQHMEKTSSELIPNLPEQDNPFVKTAAAHSEKPQEKSANKEAALEEQPKDYANGATGLFTEQKKEIIDAPDVVTAKAS, from the coding sequence ATGCCTTGGATGTATGCCATTGCCGGTTTACTAGTCGGAGTTATTCTAGGGGTCGCTATTTCTCGTCTCATGACACCTGAATACAAGAAGCAAAAGAACGTACAGAAAGAATTAGATAGCGCAAAGTTTGCCCTTGAACAGCAGCGACAAGAGCTGGCTGATCACTTTGCGAAATCAGCAGAGATGTTGGACACCTTAGGTAAGGACTACACAAAACTGTACCAACACATGGAAAAAACCAGCTCGGAGCTGATCCCTAACCTGCCAGAGCAAGACAACCCGTTTGTGAAGACAGCGGCCGCTCATTCAGAGAAGCCACAAGAAAAGTCGGCAAACAAAGAAGCAGCACTGGAAGAGCAACCTAAAGATTACGCGAATGGTGCGACTGGTTTATTTACCGAGCAGAAGAAAGAAATCATTGATGCTCCTGATGTAGTCACTGCAAAAGCATCATAA
- a CDS encoding DegQ family serine endoprotease — MKKPLLALSVLTLSLSSIITPIQATAALPLSVGNEQLPSLAPMLEQVTPAVVSIAVEGKQVQRQQIPEQFQFFFGPEQTRERPFRGLGSGVIIDAKKGHIVTNYHVIDGADDIKVRLHDGREYDAELIGGDQMSDIALLKLEKAKNLTQIKLADSDKLRVGDFTVAIGNPFGLGQTVTSGIVSALGRSGLNLENFENFIQTDAAINSGNSGGALVNLNGELIGINTAILGPNGGNVGIGFAIPSNMMKNLTEQIIDFGEVKRGMLGVQGGEITSELAEALGYESSKGAFVSQVVPDSAADDAGLKAGDIIVSINGKRIDTFSELRAKVATLGAGKEIELGVVRDGKNKTFDVTLGESTNSKTKAEKLHEGLTGAELTNTTSNDPATGVKVSSVAQGSPAEAYQLLKDDIIIGVNRQPVKNLAEFRAIVEKQPGVLALNIQRGDRTIYLVIR; from the coding sequence ATGAAAAAACCTTTGCTTGCTTTATCTGTACTGACTTTAAGCTTAAGTTCAATCATCACCCCCATTCAAGCAACCGCCGCACTACCATTAAGTGTGGGTAATGAACAATTACCAAGCCTTGCGCCTATGCTTGAACAAGTGACCCCCGCTGTGGTTAGTATCGCCGTTGAAGGCAAACAGGTACAACGTCAGCAAATCCCTGAACAATTCCAATTCTTTTTTGGCCCAGAGCAAACTCGTGAGCGTCCATTTCGCGGGTTAGGCTCAGGCGTGATCATTGACGCCAAGAAAGGCCATATCGTCACCAACTATCATGTAATTGATGGTGCCGATGATATCAAAGTAAGACTTCATGACGGACGTGAATACGATGCTGAGCTTATCGGCGGTGACCAGATGTCCGATATTGCCCTCTTAAAATTAGAAAAAGCCAAGAATCTGACTCAGATAAAACTCGCCGACTCCGATAAGTTGAGAGTCGGTGATTTCACTGTGGCGATTGGTAACCCATTTGGACTGGGCCAAACCGTGACATCAGGTATCGTTTCTGCACTTGGCCGAAGCGGCCTCAATCTCGAAAACTTCGAAAACTTCATTCAAACCGATGCCGCTATCAACAGCGGTAACTCAGGTGGCGCGCTAGTGAACCTAAACGGTGAGCTGATTGGTATCAACACAGCCATTCTTGGCCCCAACGGAGGTAATGTCGGCATCGGCTTTGCAATTCCATCCAACATGATGAAAAACCTGACAGAACAGATTATCGATTTCGGTGAAGTTAAACGCGGCATGCTTGGCGTTCAAGGTGGTGAGATCACCTCAGAACTAGCAGAGGCATTAGGTTATGAATCCAGCAAAGGCGCCTTCGTTAGCCAAGTTGTGCCAGACAGTGCCGCTGATGACGCTGGATTAAAAGCGGGTGACATTATCGTCTCTATTAATGGTAAACGCATCGATACCTTCAGCGAGTTAAGAGCAAAAGTCGCAACGCTCGGTGCAGGCAAAGAGATCGAGTTAGGTGTGGTTCGCGATGGTAAGAATAAAACCTTCGATGTCACGCTTGGTGAGTCAACCAATAGCAAAACCAAAGCTGAGAAACTTCACGAAGGTTTAACTGGCGCTGAGCTTACCAACACCACTAGCAATGACCCCGCAACTGGCGTGAAAGTATCAAGCGTCGCTCAAGGCTCTCCGGCAGAAGCTTATCAACTTCTAAAAGATGACATCATCATTGGAGTGAACCGTCAGCCGGTTAAAAACCTCGCTGAGTTTAGAGCGATTGTTGAAAAACAACCAGGCGTATTAGCACTCAATATCCAACGAGGCGATAGAACCATCTACCTCGTAATTCGATAG
- the degS gene encoding outer membrane-stress sensor serine endopeptidase DegS: protein MLSFLFRSISLGLVSAALILLAFPSLRPAIVADVTNPKVDNIGSLQISFNQAVRRAAPAVVNIYSRKYAESDRNKLLTQGLGSGVIVSEKGYIITNFHVVAQADQIVVALQDGRVAAAQLVGSDKRTDIAILRVSGDNLPVIPLNPNYKANVGDVVLAIGNPYNLGQTTTFGIISATGRSSISADGHQAFIQTDAAINEGNSGGALVNSQGELVGINTASFQQATDMETYGISFAIPYPLANKIMEKIIADGRVIRGYIGIDGQDINSVTSRMLGTKNIGGIVVLGIDPNGPAADAGFEAQDIIVSINNNQVNGRQSVMDIVTDLRPGTVIDVGILRQGESKTLKVTIAEDTRL from the coding sequence ATGCTGTCCTTTCTATTTCGTTCTATTTCCCTTGGACTCGTTTCAGCGGCGCTGATTCTTCTAGCCTTTCCTAGCCTAAGGCCAGCGATTGTCGCAGATGTGACTAATCCCAAAGTCGATAATATTGGCTCTCTTCAGATTTCATTTAACCAAGCTGTACGCCGCGCTGCGCCAGCGGTGGTTAATATTTATAGCCGTAAATACGCAGAAAGTGATCGCAACAAACTCCTCACACAAGGCTTAGGTTCTGGGGTAATCGTCAGCGAAAAAGGCTACATAATTACCAACTTCCACGTTGTGGCTCAAGCTGACCAAATTGTTGTAGCACTTCAAGACGGCCGAGTGGCTGCTGCACAATTAGTTGGCTCAGATAAGCGCACCGATATCGCGATACTCAGAGTCAGCGGCGACAACCTTCCAGTTATTCCACTCAACCCGAACTACAAAGCTAACGTTGGCGATGTGGTATTGGCTATCGGTAACCCGTACAACCTAGGTCAAACTACTACCTTCGGCATCATCTCGGCGACAGGTCGCTCTTCGATCAGCGCTGACGGTCATCAAGCCTTTATCCAAACCGATGCTGCGATCAATGAAGGCAACTCTGGTGGTGCACTGGTGAACTCACAAGGTGAGTTGGTCGGCATCAATACGGCTTCTTTTCAACAAGCGACTGACATGGAAACCTATGGAATTTCATTTGCTATCCCCTACCCACTTGCCAATAAAATCATGGAAAAGATCATTGCTGATGGTCGTGTGATTCGCGGTTACATCGGTATCGACGGGCAAGATATTAACTCCGTCACCTCTCGCATGTTGGGTACTAAGAATATCGGTGGGATTGTGGTGCTGGGTATCGATCCAAATGGTCCGGCTGCGGATGCAGGTTTTGAAGCTCAAGACATTATTGTCAGCATCAACAATAATCAGGTGAATGGACGTCAGAGCGTGATGGACATCGTTACTGATTTACGTCCAGGTACGGTGATCGATGTCGGCATCTTGCGCCAAGGTGAAAGCAAGACCCTTAAAGTAACGATTGCTGAAGATACTCGCCTATAG
- the parC gene encoding DNA topoisomerase IV subunit A gives MSNEITFDGVEQLPMRKFTEDAYLNYSMYVIMDRALPYIGDGLKPVQRRIIYAMSELGLSAASKYKKSARTVGDVLGKYHPHGDSACYEAMVLMAQPFSYRYPLVDGQGNWGAPDDPKSFAAMRYTEAKLSKFAEVLLGELGQGTVEWQPNFDGTMKEPQMLPARLPHILLNGITGIAVGMATDIPPHNVREIADATIKLIDSPKAELSEIMESVQGPDYPTEAEIISPKSDIEKIYKTGRGSIKMRAVWHKEGSDIVITALPHQVSGAKLLEQIANQMRAKKLPMVDDLRDESDHENPTRIVVVPRSNRIDCDQLMSHLFASTDLEKNFRVNLNMIGLDSRPQVKGLVQILKEWIEFRRTTVRRRLQHRLDKVLARLHILEGLLVAYLNLDEVIEIIRTEDDPKAVLMERFGITEIQADAILDTKLRHLAKLEEMKIRGEQDELEKEREKLEKLLGSERRLNTLIKKEIQADAEKYGDDRRSPLVERAEAKAMTERDLVPSEPITVVLSEKGWIRHAKGHEVDAEGLNYKSGDKFLASAKGKSNQQAVFLGSDGRSYSLESHSLPSARSQGEPITGRLNISAGTSIRQVVMGEDDQLWLVGSDAGYGFVCKGSDLLSKNKSGKALVNLPQSSEVMAPSPIADLESNQILAITNQGRMLLFPIKDLPQLSKGKGNKIINIPSAKAKEREEFVSHLMAIPENATLTIYAGKRKLGLKPADLENFRGERGRRGGLLPRGLQRVTRIDIEEPSDS, from the coding sequence ATGTCTAACGAAATTACATTTGATGGCGTTGAACAATTGCCAATGCGCAAGTTCACCGAAGACGCCTACTTAAACTACTCAATGTACGTAATCATGGATCGTGCATTGCCTTATATCGGTGACGGCCTTAAGCCAGTACAGCGTCGTATTATCTATGCGATGTCTGAGCTTGGTCTATCTGCCGCTTCGAAGTATAAAAAATCAGCACGTACCGTTGGTGACGTTCTAGGTAAGTATCACCCACACGGTGACTCTGCTTGTTACGAAGCCATGGTTCTAATGGCGCAGCCGTTCTCTTACCGTTACCCATTGGTTGATGGTCAAGGTAACTGGGGTGCTCCTGATGACCCGAAATCATTTGCAGCGATGCGTTATACCGAAGCAAAACTGTCTAAGTTTGCTGAGGTACTACTTGGTGAATTAGGCCAAGGTACGGTTGAGTGGCAACCTAACTTTGATGGCACGATGAAAGAGCCACAAATGTTGCCTGCGCGTCTTCCTCATATCCTACTTAACGGTATTACTGGTATCGCGGTAGGTATGGCGACAGACATTCCACCACATAACGTGCGTGAGATTGCTGATGCGACGATTAAGTTAATCGATAGCCCGAAAGCCGAGCTATCGGAGATCATGGAAAGCGTACAAGGCCCTGACTATCCAACAGAAGCTGAGATTATTTCTCCGAAGTCGGATATCGAAAAGATCTACAAAACGGGTCGTGGCAGCATCAAGATGCGTGCAGTTTGGCATAAAGAAGGCTCTGATATTGTTATCACCGCTTTGCCTCACCAAGTTTCGGGCGCTAAGCTACTTGAGCAAATCGCTAACCAGATGCGCGCTAAGAAGCTGCCAATGGTTGATGACCTGCGTGATGAATCGGATCACGAGAACCCAACGCGTATCGTAGTGGTGCCTCGTTCGAATCGTATCGATTGTGATCAGTTGATGAGCCACCTGTTTGCTTCAACGGATCTTGAGAAGAACTTCCGTGTTAACTTGAACATGATTGGCCTAGACAGCCGCCCTCAAGTTAAAGGTTTGGTTCAAATCCTGAAAGAGTGGATTGAGTTTCGTCGCACAACGGTTCGCCGTCGTCTGCAACACCGTTTAGATAAAGTGCTAGCACGCCTACACATCTTGGAAGGTTTGTTGGTTGCTTACCTCAATCTTGACGAAGTGATTGAGATCATCCGTACCGAGGATGACCCTAAAGCGGTTCTGATGGAGCGCTTTGGTATTACTGAGATCCAAGCTGACGCTATCCTTGATACTAAACTTCGTCACCTTGCTAAGCTGGAAGAGATGAAAATTCGCGGCGAGCAAGATGAGCTAGAGAAAGAGCGTGAGAAGCTAGAGAAGCTACTGGGCTCTGAGCGTCGTCTAAACACACTTATCAAGAAAGAAATTCAGGCGGATGCTGAGAAATACGGTGATGACCGTCGTTCTCCATTAGTTGAACGTGCTGAAGCAAAAGCGATGACTGAGCGTGATTTGGTGCCTAGCGAACCAATCACAGTAGTGCTTTCTGAAAAAGGTTGGATTCGTCATGCGAAAGGGCATGAGGTTGACGCTGAAGGCTTGAACTACAAATCGGGTGATAAATTCCTAGCAAGTGCTAAAGGCAAGAGTAATCAGCAAGCGGTGTTCCTTGGCAGTGATGGCCGAAGCTACTCCCTTGAGTCTCACTCATTACCATCTGCGCGAAGTCAAGGTGAGCCAATTACTGGTCGCTTGAATATCAGCGCGGGCACTTCTATTCGCCAAGTGGTGATGGGAGAAGATGACCAGCTATGGTTGGTTGGCTCTGATGCGGGTTACGGCTTTGTTTGTAAGGGTAGCGATCTGCTGTCTAAGAACAAGAGCGGTAAAGCTCTGGTTAACCTACCGCAATCTTCAGAAGTGATGGCGCCTAGTCCGATTGCTGATTTGGAAAGTAACCAGATTCTAGCGATTACTAACCAAGGCCGTATGTTGTTGTTCCCAATTAAAGACCTACCTCAATTGAGCAAAGGTAAGGGTAACAAGATCATCAACATTCCTTCTGCAAAAGCCAAAGAGCGTGAAGAGTTTGTATCGCACTTGATGGCTATTCCTGAGAATGCAACGCTGACCATCTACGCAGGTAAACGTAAGCTTGGCTTGAAACCAGCGGACCTTGAAAACTTCCGTGGTGAACGTGGTCGTCGCGGTGGTCTACTGCCAAGAGGCCTACAACGTGTGACTCGCATTGATATCGAAGAGCCAAGTGACTCGTAA
- the parE gene encoding DNA topoisomerase IV subunit B: protein MTEQYNAKDLEVLEGLDPVRHRPGMYTETERPNHLAQEVIDNSVDEALAGHAKKIKVVLHADQSLEVTDDGRGMPVDIHPEKGISGVELILTKLHSGGKFSNNNYKFSGGLHGVGISVVNALSKRVEVTVRREGQVHEIALENGKAVTELTVTGTCGHRNSGTSVHFWPDPKYFDSSKFSTLRLINNLRAKAVLCPGLEITFSDKVNNEEHKWFYEDGLKDYLAEGVKGYTLLPEEPYVGEFVAETEMANWAIIWQPEGGDMITESYVNLVPTKQGGTHVNGLRQGLLDAMREFCEFRNLLPRGVKLTGDDIFDRCSYVLSVKMQDPQFAGQTKERLSSRQTAAFVSGVVKDAFSLWLNEKPQLAEQLAEACIANAHRRMRASKKVVRKKVASGPALPGKLTDCSVQDLNRTEIFFVEGDSAGGSAKQARDREFQAVMPLRGKILNTWEVSADQVLASQEVHDISVALGIDPDNDDLSGLRYGKICILADADSDGLHIATLLCALFTRHFSALVEAGHIYVAMPPLYRIDCGKEVFYALDDDEKDGVLERLSKKKSKINVQRFKGLGEMNPLQLRETTMDPNTRRLVQLTIDDNEATLEMMDMLLGKKRADDRRTWLQTNGDMAEV, encoded by the coding sequence ATGACTGAACAATATAATGCAAAAGACCTCGAGGTACTTGAAGGTCTCGACCCTGTGCGACACCGCCCAGGTATGTATACCGAGACAGAAAGACCGAACCACCTTGCCCAAGAAGTCATTGATAACTCGGTCGATGAAGCACTAGCGGGACACGCTAAGAAAATCAAAGTTGTGCTTCATGCAGACCAATCATTAGAAGTTACCGATGATGGTCGTGGTATGCCTGTCGATATCCACCCTGAAAAAGGCATCTCAGGTGTTGAGCTGATTCTAACCAAGCTCCACTCAGGTGGTAAGTTCTCGAACAACAACTACAAGTTTTCTGGTGGTTTGCACGGTGTAGGTATCTCGGTAGTAAACGCGCTATCTAAACGTGTTGAAGTTACGGTTCGCCGTGAAGGTCAAGTTCACGAGATCGCACTAGAAAACGGTAAAGCGGTTACTGAACTGACGGTTACTGGTACTTGTGGTCATCGTAATAGTGGTACATCAGTACATTTCTGGCCTGATCCTAAATACTTTGATAGCTCTAAGTTTTCAACGCTTCGTCTGATCAATAATCTGCGCGCGAAAGCGGTACTTTGCCCGGGGTTAGAAATTACCTTCAGCGACAAAGTGAACAACGAAGAACACAAATGGTTCTATGAAGATGGCCTAAAGGACTATCTTGCTGAAGGCGTAAAAGGTTATACCTTATTGCCTGAAGAACCTTATGTTGGCGAATTTGTTGCTGAAACGGAAATGGCGAACTGGGCGATCATCTGGCAGCCAGAAGGCGGCGACATGATCACCGAGAGTTACGTGAACTTGGTACCGACTAAGCAAGGCGGTACGCACGTAAACGGTCTACGACAAGGTCTGTTGGATGCAATGCGTGAGTTCTGTGAATTCCGTAATTTATTACCACGTGGCGTTAAGCTAACGGGTGATGACATCTTCGACCGCTGTTCATACGTGCTATCGGTGAAGATGCAAGATCCTCAGTTTGCAGGTCAAACAAAAGAGCGTTTATCTTCTCGTCAAACTGCTGCATTTGTTTCTGGCGTTGTAAAAGATGCCTTCAGCCTATGGTTGAATGAAAAGCCACAACTGGCAGAGCAGTTAGCGGAAGCTTGTATTGCCAACGCGCACCGTCGTATGCGTGCGAGTAAGAAAGTAGTACGTAAGAAAGTCGCATCTGGCCCTGCACTGCCGGGTAAGCTAACCGACTGTTCAGTTCAAGACTTGAATCGCACTGAAATCTTCTTCGTGGAAGGGGATTCGGCGGGTGGTTCTGCTAAGCAAGCTCGTGACCGTGAGTTCCAAGCGGTAATGCCACTACGCGGTAAGATCCTAAATACGTGGGAAGTGTCGGCTGACCAAGTGTTGGCGTCTCAAGAGGTACACGATATCTCAGTCGCTTTGGGTATTGACCCAGACAACGACGACTTATCAGGCCTGCGTTACGGTAAGATCTGTATCCTTGCCGATGCGGACTCGGATGGACTTCATATCGCGACACTACTATGTGCACTATTCACTCGTCACTTCAGCGCTCTTGTTGAAGCGGGGCATATCTATGTAGCCATGCCGCCACTGTATCGTATCGACTGCGGTAAAGAGGTGTTCTACGCACTGGATGACGATGAAAAAGATGGCGTACTTGAGCGTCTGTCTAAGAAGAAATCCAAAATCAACGTACAACGATTCAAAGGTCTGGGTGAGATGAACCCACTTCAGCTACGTGAAACCACCATGGATCCAAATACTCGTCGCCTTGTTCAATTAACCATTGATGACAACGAAGCGACTCTTGAGATGATGGACATGCTGCTAGGTAAAAAACGCGCTGATGATCGCCGTACATGGCTACAGACTAACGGTGATATGGCCGAGGTATAA
- the yqiA gene encoding esterase YqiA has product MPEPIEQTAKPSLLLYIHGFNSSSRSHKATVMTEYCAEHRADIKVLTPQLPSFPQQAALYLQQLVEQYKDQYQIALVGSSLGGYLSTWLNSHYGFKAVVVNPAVKPYELLVDYLGEQVNPYTNERYVLETKHIDELKALDVPAITKPSDFWLLQQTEDEVLDYRQAVEKYQGATQTVEEGGDHSFVDFERYPQQIITFLNL; this is encoded by the coding sequence ATGCCTGAACCTATCGAGCAAACTGCAAAACCATCACTGCTTCTCTATATTCATGGCTTTAACAGCTCATCTCGCTCTCACAAAGCGACGGTGATGACTGAGTATTGCGCCGAGCATCGTGCGGATATTAAGGTACTAACACCTCAATTGCCTAGCTTCCCGCAGCAAGCTGCACTTTACCTGCAGCAGCTGGTGGAACAATACAAAGATCAGTACCAGATCGCACTGGTTGGCAGCTCGTTAGGAGGCTACCTTTCAACTTGGCTCAACAGCCACTATGGCTTCAAAGCGGTTGTAGTAAACCCTGCGGTGAAACCATATGAGTTACTTGTCGACTACTTAGGTGAGCAAGTAAACCCATACACAAATGAACGATATGTCTTAGAGACTAAGCATATCGATGAGTTGAAGGCATTAGATGTTCCGGCTATCACAAAGCCAAGTGACTTCTGGTTACTTCAACAAACGGAAGATGAAGTTCTGGATTACCGACAAGCGGTAGAGAAGTATCAAGGTGCAACCCAAACAGTAGAAGAGGGTGGGGATCATAGCTTTGTTGATTTTGAACGCTACCCACAGCAAATCATCACCTTTCTAAACCTATAA
- the cpdA gene encoding 3',5'-cyclic-AMP phosphodiesterase, translating into MELSHTSKFDESSIKLVQLTDTHLFAPSNGSLLSINTQDSFRAVVDGIVSQGFDYQAILATGDISQDHSAESYQKFESGIQPLEKPCYWLPGNHDFKPNMGSVLPSPQIQCVEHVLLGESWQMIMLDSQVVGVPHGRLSDQQLDLLEQKLAEFPERNTLVLLHHHPLLVGSAWLDQHNLKDADQFWDVVQQHSNVKAVLCGHVHQDMNREHHGVQVMATPSTCVQFKPNSDDFAVDTLSPGWREIELHQDGTVSTQVRRLPNGQFLPDFEAAGY; encoded by the coding sequence TTGGAATTATCACACACTTCAAAATTTGATGAGAGCAGTATTAAGCTTGTGCAGCTAACGGATACGCATTTATTTGCGCCGAGCAATGGCAGCTTACTAAGCATCAACACTCAAGATAGCTTTCGTGCTGTAGTCGATGGCATTGTTAGTCAAGGCTTTGACTATCAAGCGATCTTAGCGACTGGTGACATTTCTCAAGATCACAGCGCAGAGTCATACCAGAAATTTGAATCAGGGATTCAACCGTTAGAGAAGCCGTGTTATTGGCTACCTGGAAACCATGATTTTAAGCCGAATATGGGCAGTGTTTTACCATCACCACAAATTCAGTGTGTTGAACATGTATTGCTAGGCGAGAGCTGGCAAATGATCATGTTGGACTCTCAAGTTGTTGGCGTTCCACATGGACGCCTTAGCGATCAACAACTTGATTTGCTTGAGCAAAAGCTGGCGGAATTCCCTGAACGCAATACTTTGGTTTTGTTGCACCACCATCCGTTGCTAGTTGGCAGTGCATGGCTTGATCAACACAATTTAAAAGATGCTGATCAGTTCTGGGATGTGGTTCAACAGCATTCTAATGTCAAAGCGGTATTGTGTGGGCATGTTCATCAAGACATGAACCGAGAACACCATGGTGTACAAGTTATGGCAACTCCGTCGACTTGTGTTCAGTTCAAACCGAACTCAGATGACTTCGCTGTAGATACCTTATCTCCTGGCTGGAGAGAGATTGAACTGCACCAAGACGGTACGGTGAGTACTCAAGTTCGTCGCTTACCTAACGGACAATTCTTACCTGATTTTGAAGCTGCTGGTTATTAA
- a CDS encoding DUF1249 family protein, translated as MPNIAVKKPYHVDLAELMRVYETNYAKLNALLPVGHEVGDVRCYQAVNMVYQLTVNEVTKYTTLIDICQSDAMPVFPLPKMSVRLYHDARVAEVCASGDFSRVKAKYDYPNTKLLQKDEKFQLNKFLGEWLTFCLKTGISRSPIAF; from the coding sequence ATGCCAAATATAGCGGTCAAGAAACCGTATCATGTTGATCTTGCTGAATTGATGCGAGTCTATGAGACGAATTATGCCAAACTAAACGCTTTACTACCGGTTGGGCATGAGGTTGGTGATGTCCGCTGTTACCAAGCCGTTAATATGGTGTATCAATTGACAGTGAATGAGGTCACAAAATACACCACATTAATAGATATATGTCAGAGTGACGCGATGCCAGTGTTTCCTTTGCCAAAAATGTCTGTCAGGCTATATCACGACGCTCGAGTTGCAGAAGTGTGCGCCAGTGGGGATTTTTCGCGAGTTAAAGCGAAATACGACTATCCCAACACTAAGCTTCTGCAAAAGGATGAGAAATTTCAATTGAATAAATTTCTTGGGGAATGGTTAACGTTTTGTTTAAAAACTGGTATCAGCCGTAGCCCTATTGCCTTTTAA